CGGTCGGCGTCGCCGTCGAGGGCGATGCCGAGGTCGGCCTTGTGCTCCCGCATCGCGACGCAGAGCTTGTCCAGGTGGGTGGAGCCGACCCCGTCGTTGATGTTGAGGCCGGTGGGCTCGGCGCCCAGGGTGTAGACGACCTCGGCGCCGGCCCGGGCGAAGGCCTCGGGGGCGACCCGGGCGGCCGCGCCGTGGGCGCCGTCGATGACGACCTTGACCCCGTCGAGGCGGTTGGGCAGCACGGCGACCAGGTGGGCCACGTAGCGGTCGAAGCCCTCGGTGTACTGGCGGACCCGGCCGACGGCGGCGCCGGTGGGGCGCTTCCAGTTCTCGTCGCCGACGCCGTAGCGGCGGTAGTGCTCCTCGATGGCGTCCTCGATGGCGTCGTCCAGCTTGTGGCCGCCGCGGGCGAGGAACTTGATGCCGTTGTCCGGCATGGCGTTGTGGCTGGCGGAGAGCATCACGCCGAAGTCGGCACCGAGCGAGCCGGTCAGGTACGCCACGGCGGGGGTGGGCAGCACGCCGACCCGCAGCACGTCCACGCCGGCGCTGGCCAGGCCGGCGATCACGGCGGCCTCCAGGAACTCGCCGGAGGCCCGGGGGTCACGGCCGACCACGGCGACCGGACGGTGCCCGTCGAACGCGCCCGCGTCACCGAGCACATGGGCCGCCGCCACCGACAGGCCCAGGGCCAACTCCGCGGTGAGGCCCTCGTTGGC
The window above is part of the Kitasatospora sp. HUAS MG31 genome. Proteins encoded here:
- the glmM gene encoding phosphoglucosamine mutase, whose protein sequence is MARLFGTDGVRGTANEGLTAELALGLSVAAAHVLGDAGAFDGHRPVAVVGRDPRASGEFLEAAVIAGLASAGVDVLRVGVLPTPAVAYLTGSLGADFGVMLSASHNAMPDNGIKFLARGGHKLDDAIEDAIEEHYRRYGVGDENWKRPTGAAVGRVRQYTEGFDRYVAHLVAVLPNRLDGVKVVIDGAHGAAARVAPEAFARAGAEVVYTLGAEPTGLNINDGVGSTHLDKLCVAMREHKADLGIALDGDADRCLAADADGNEVDGDQIIAILAVAMKEAGTLRRNTAVATVMSNLGFKLAMEREGIELVQTAVGDRYVLEEMKQHGFALGGEQSGHVILLDHATTGDGTLTGLMLGARLAATKQTLADLATVMTRLPQVLINVKGVDKSRVDSCEELAAAVAAAEAELGATGRVLLRKSGTEPLVRVMVEAADEVQAKTVAEQLADAVRTHLG